From the Hordeum vulgare subsp. vulgare chromosome 1H, MorexV3_pseudomolecules_assembly, whole genome shotgun sequence genome, the window cttcaactaatcaaaattgtttcactacaactatttgaagcgaaccaactatgattccaatggaacatattaaacactagttgattctaatacgatttttcagattatggaacactattccaatcagattgtgttccccttcaactaatcaaaattgtttcactacaactatttgaagggaaccaactatgattgaaacaaataaacttataatgtcattaccttggatcaaagaaagcctcaaaacttacctcgcccattggaagatcaagacatggtgtgcgaagcatagttggatgacggcaacaccgcgttgatcggtcgtgtactccagatcaagccccaagaacttctcatgatccattgcggcatcaagccatcgttccttcaactgttcaagaaaatacggcatctccctgctctcgttcgtgtacatgacatcgagcttggtcttgccatgtgcgagcacctctccaaagcgagttggcatggtggatgaagagaaggaagaagagaggagaagaacagagcgagagcaaaagagaagaagaaacagagaaatggcgactctgctccggttcgtgcttttcatcgcccgaaacgatgcgggatgcaaaccgtttgggcctttagtcccgggtcgtgccaccaaccgggactaaagaggtataccaacggttgccaccactacggcaggccacgtgttaggcctttagtcccgggttgagccaccaaccgggactaaagggggatacgaacggttgccaccaccactgcccaccgcgtagccctttagtcccggcttgggacacaaaccgggactaaaggctccttacgggccgggactaaagcctcgagggaggcattgagaattggggcgacgtggccgggcctttagtcccggcccagaggcaggccgggactaaagggtcccggccaaaggcccgttttccactagtgccacCTTTTATTCTTCAGGTTGTCCTTGGTCAAGATGATATTTCCAAGCATCAACCATAGGAAAATCTTGATCTCCAGTGTGATTTTAAGTATCCAcatatgtgtgacagcccgataccgacgttacagaagattccccttttctttccgttttcgtcgtgtgtctatttgtcTTTTTTCGcatcatcatgcgcatcatctgcattgcatcggcatctccgttgccgccagttttcataacttgcatccgttgtaagttgccagttctcgtcgttgtccgttctgagcccgaccacacacgcacgcaccgcGGCATCGtcggaatcttgttttcaaaagtgtgcgtaaaactttctctgatcggggtgaaacttggcatgcggtcgtaattagattatagctaggccgcctgtcgaatttcgtcgcgatcggagttcgtctcgtacccgaacggtcgaccgtagcggcaccgtattcggtctaccgtcggacggttatcggtgttttaaaaatcgttgccgcgccgcccgttttccctcttgtctccggtaaaccactctcCACTGCCACTTAACCGTTCCCCCGTTCGGAattatccgaatccgaccgcacggttggatccggaacggaattccggttaacctagcccccccccccccattagtCTATATATAGTCCCCGAGATCATTTTTAgacaaccccctctcccctctcctcgaAATTCGTGCACACCCTAGCCTCCACCTTCTCCAGCTAATCCTCAGATCCGATCTGAGCGATCTGGACCGTCAGATCGAAGATCCAACGGCCCAGATCCACCCCGTGCCcaacccttctcctcctcccgcagctcttcTGCCCGCaaccctcctcctcccgagctcctagCCGCCTTGTCCGTCGTCCCGTGCCCCGATGCATCCCACCGGCCGCAGCCCTGACGCCGCCCGGATCCAGATCCGGCAGCTTCCCCCCGACAGGCTCCTGCCCAGCTTCCGCGGAGGATCTCTCCTTTCGTCGCCCCGCCTCGCACCTGGAACATCGAGTCGGTGCAGCACGCGAGACGAGGCAGCGCTCGCTGGCCTCCCGCTCGCCAACTGCCGCGTTGACCGATCGGTTCCCCAACTCCCGTCGCTCCGCGAGGCCACGCGTGTGGCGCCAGCGCCAGCAGCCCCCGACCGCCCGTGCGGCCCAGCGGCTTCTGCCCCGACGGCCCAGCGAGATCGCCCGGCCCAGGCGCGCAGCTCCTCCCGACCTCCTCACCGCACAGCCTCCCGTCGTCCAGGCCCATCTCGAGCCGGCCCATGTGGCCTCCCCCCAAGGTGAGCCATTCCCCCGCCTAAGCACATTTTAGCTTTGTCACGCCACTGGTTAGGCCCATCAGTTATTTAGGGATTTCCGAATTTAGTTATATTTCAGGATTTAGACGGATATTTAAACGCCCGTAATTTTTATTCCGTGTGTCGGAACGAGCcgtgtagcatatgtatttggtgtagttttgggcatagaatccgattataaaacttgcatatttgtttgacgtggtttgtcgtgccaaatgcatagattaacgtgttgttccaataggatagacgcccgtattattttttcgcgcaagaccggattgctcgaatgccgtagtagaaatgcccatgttttaggaaccctcttgccatgtattttagagcggtcattggtatttttatgtgtagggatttgccgctagttcattttccgtgtataggttattatctctcatttacgtgtggtattatttttgcgttgcaaccccacatgttttatatgttttcggggtagaaaaatccatttctgtgcaattagttttagcttttgagctagTTAGTTCGCGCAATATTTTGCTATGTAGCCCTCTTGtcaatttcgtaggatttattctgtgcttcgtttgtaggagttgtcaactagggagttgttctttgatgtttagtctagcccctggtattttggttgcaatagaattgCATGTTTAggagtggtttgcttgctctcgagttgctagaaatagtgttgttttagagatgttgaaatatttctaagtctggaatctattatattttgttgttgtcttgtcttgcttgtatcttgtgatctgtagctcttttgaggttagtccaatggagttagttgtagactttgtgtttctctagcaggctgtcaattttcatgccatttggagtcttgtagcttacggttttgctgctgtcaatatgccttcagatcgaaaactgcactttcatgaagtgtaattttcactaagtctgaaatagtgtgtgagatgccattttgtgacttcttttcatagagatccatgatgccatgctagtagatgttagttgtttgttgtagtgcttcttgccctctttcgtgtcatgccttggttgattatagttgagttgtgtagctcgtagttgtggggtgtagaaagtgctatgtggctgattttggcagattgtggtgatatcttgttttgctcgtagttttttaaaccgtagctccgttttgatcgtgtcctatatgaaacttgcttagaatctcgtgtagtttcattttctcttgctggttgtatgttttgaagtgttcgtgaccgtcgttgcatacattttgcattcatgccatcatatcttgcggtgtccgtatcttttgatccgtagctccgttggagatgttctctatgtgtaaattgcttgtctggacacgtagaatcacgtgaacctattttttttttgtttaacaactaattaaatgtgttagttcagatctggacagaattgtaaattaacatatgagatcgtttcggagatgctataagtcatttccgacctcatttaaaatgcctagataggtagtttaattacgctttacctcttgccatgtttaaccacatttaatatttccgtgtatctaatcaggatagaactaaataattaaacgtggagtttcatcaatatgcaactcgttgcatattgaacttcacttaatgtgtagtgtatgtatgcgtgaattgtcatgccgtgtcttgtttgttttcagctgctcatgcatcatatgtgttgtgcatcgtgtggtgtatatcttgtgttgattcttgtttccggtttcctccgtctcgatgaagttccgcaagcgtgtcggaaagtgaggatccgttcgactacgtcggttcgtctgcttcacggagtcattcttcttccaagcgggatctcaggcaagatgaccatttccccagataccattactatcattgtcatgctatttatttcgatgctatcgattatgtctcgttgcctaccacgtattaaatatcagcctctcaacaatgccatgaaaaccttcaactgttcaacctagcaaaccactgattggctatgttaccgcttgcttaaccatgtgttagcgttgctagttgtaggtgcagtttcttccatgtgattacatgggttccttgttatatcaccctattaaatgctatttaatttaatgcacctatatacttggtaaaaggtggaaggatcggcctttctagcctggtgttttgttccacctttgcccccttagtttcggctaccggtgttatgttccatatttgaacgctcctaacacgatcggggttgttatggggacccccttgataattcgttttagattaaagctggtatggcaaggcccaacactggtactatttgcccaacataataattctgttaaactgaaatgcatagggacttagcgctacccgaggagtaattctacataatacagggaggaccagtgctgatggtgctggtccaaaacagagcactgtgcggggccaacccagggcaacttgggtgatttctatcaggccaccgtacgggtcgctcatccgtcgtgtcctgagaacgagatacgcggctcctatcgggatcgtcgacacgtcgggcggccttgctggattagttttacctttgacgagatatcttgtgcatcgggattccggtgatgctttgggtaatctcagagttgaggttttccactaaggagtcggacgagatcgcgagtgtcgtgatcgaggatttctatgcggcttgtggtaatttgtgatgggctagttggagcacgcctgcagggtaaaatatttcggaaagccatgcccgcggttatgtggcaacttggaaacttgtttaacactggttctagataacttgaagttaacttaattaaaacttgccaactgtgtgtgtaaccatgactgtctttttcgtgagttccttctccgatcgaggacacggtggggttatgtcaaaCGTgggtaggtattcaggatcattcatttgatcatcagtagctcacgtccgttatgcgtagatcttccctctcttatttcttgtactcgtaagttagccaccttatatatgcttagccgctgctgcaacctcaccacttaaccatacctcacccattaagctttgctagtcttgatacctttggaaatgagattgttgagtcccctgtggctcacagattactacaacaccagttgcaggtacaggtaaaggttacttgatgcgagcgcgttgattgttcatttggaattgcttcttcttcttcttcatcgatctaggatgggttccaggccggcagcctgggatagcaaggatggacgtcgttcttcttttctcgtttgtttttcgtccgtagtcggaccctgctcttcttcatgatgattatgtattgtactgctgtgactctgatgtagcttgtgacaagtgtaagccaattctacatatatatatatatatatatatcttcttttcagtacatgtacttgtaacgatatccattcttgcgacacgacgagatgcgtttctatccctgacgaggccttcgtgccaaattgaggatagggtcgcatcttgaacGTGACAATATGTTTGTAGGATGTAAAAATATCTCAATGAGAAATTTCCTTTAGCATCTAGCCTCCATTTCATTCTGCCTTCCACAACTCTCAACTATATCTGATTGACTTTTTCTTGAAAATTTTGTCACTGTCTTCTAGTATCCCCAACATAGTTCTTACGAACATGACATTGATCCCACCTCCAAGGTCTTATGCGGCTTTGACATGTAGAAcgtgtagaacctgctactaaatACAATTGGCGAATTATATACTCCCtcggttcacaaatataagatgttctaacttttTTGTGAATAATATGTACACACATTTTGTTGTTTCGTTCACTCATTTCAGTACGTATGCAATCTATGCTAAAATATTCAAAACATCTCATATTTTTGCGAAGAGGGGAGTATTTGCCAAAACGATCGAGAGAGTACAACTCGTGGTAATTGTTTTCCGGCTGGTCCGTCCAACATCTGTTAATACACTATGCTCCCTTATTCTAAACGCCTTATAGCCAATGAGGTCTCCAATTTGAAATTAAGTCATCCAATTTTGATCAAGCCAACAATATTTTTCTCAAGGAGCTCTCTCGTTTAATTCTTTTAATTCACTATGCTTCCTAATTTTGAAACTCTCTCATTTGATTGAGCTATTCAATTAGGATTTGGTTTGCAATTTTGACAGGGTTCAACAATTTTTTAAATCAATCGACGGCAAACGGCCTATAAAAGTATATCAATCCAGAACACCAATATCTATATCTGATACCAAAAcaccaatatagtaaatgcagccACCAATGCTGAATTTTTGTCCACATAAGTATGGGGTTGATCAACAGATAACACATAATCACACCGTGAAAGGCCCACCAAAACACCATATTTTAAATAAAAAGAGACACACTCCATCATCTCCTCGActcatattatattttcataaaCATCAACATTCACAatactaaaaaaataaaagaactcATTGCATGATGAATCTAATACTACCGATTTGATATTATGGATATTAATGCATACCTTTACAAGTTTTGTCAAACTTAAAGAGTTTTGAATTaaaaaaactaatacaccttatattttgaaacataGGGAGTAGAAAAATTATGAAaacccaacaacaccaacaacgtagTAAAGAACGCTCAGTCCTTCTAGTTAATACAATATGCTCCCTCATTTTAAGGTGCCACAATCAATTGAGGTCTTCAATTTAGAATTGGTTCGTCCGATTTTTACtgggtcaacaatttctcaagaAGCTCTCTCATTCAATTCTACTAATTGATCACTCTCCCTCATTTTGTAGCTCTCCAGTTtcaaaaataaatatataaaattGGGGCTCTCTCAATCAATTGAGGTCTCAATTTTGAATTTGGTTCATGGTTTGACCGGTTCAATGATTTTTAAAATCAATTGACAGCAACCAATCTATAAAAATATATCAATCTCACGCACCCTGCCATCATCTAGAAAAAGGCGCGCCAACACGTGATACTATAGCACTAATATAGTACATACAACTACtaacgcaaaaaaaaaaaaacctcgCATAAGTATGGTTTGGTTAGCACACAACGCAAAGTTACAGTGCAGAAGGCCCACCAAAATACCACATTTAAAAAACACTCCATTACTTTCCTCACTTGCCAAACCAAATACTCTCCCAAATTCAAAATATAAGATGAAAAAAATAAATTTCTTCAACTTTGACCAAGTTTTGAGCCTAAAAATATTGACATCCACAATActaataaataaaatatgaaaatttattTGATAATGAATCTAATGATACGGATTTGACATTTTTGGACATTAATACATTTCTCTACAAATTTGAGCAAACATAAAGAGGTTtgaattttcaaaaataataatgCACCTATAGTTTAAAACAGAGAGAACAGAATCCCCTAAAAAAAAGACAGGTGGAATAGAAAATTATAAAAATCCAACACCACCAATGACATAGCAAAGCGTGTCTAACCCTTGTACTAGTATTTATCTATATGAATCGAATGAGTGGAACGGGCCAATTATGGGCGCGCCCATTTTGCAGCAGCCAGCGATGAGTACGCGCGGTACGACTGTAGTACGTGCTGCATTGTTTCCGTGTGTCACAGGCCAATTATTATTCGGCCTCCCCGCATGCAATTCAGGAGGCCAATCAGCTCGTGCCATGTCACGCGCCAGCGATCGGGAGCTCCTTGGATGAAACTGTGGATTACCCTATCCTGGCCGTCCGAGCGCGTGAGGAATATTCTTGTCACTCTGCCTGTCCCTATTAAGCTTTTCTTTTTCAGTAACAAATATTCCTGGCTGTCAGATTATGTGACTAAACACATGAGGCTTCGTTCTCTGCATCGATCGCCACATGCATGCGCGCCTGTGATGCATCAAGCATCCATCCAACGTTGTTACGTTATCCACGGGCGGAGTGTTTACGGTCAGCCTCAGTGCATTCAAAGCCTCTTGTATCCGGTGCAATTAACGCCTACACGACGAGGACGGGCATGCATCGCTCCCCACtctagctatatatatatatgccacaTGGATCGTTGTATATACGTACACTTGTGGTGTAGATCGTAGAAGAGTCGTCGATCCATCTTGGGACTTGACTAGCTACGCTAACGCTAGCTAGGAGTGAACATTTAGGTTGCGTTTTTCTCTTCTTGTATTGCATTCTTCGTTTCTTTGTTTTTTTAGTACGTTCTTGGTTTCTATTTTGCCCCTTTTTTCTTGTCAATTCGGCCCCACTTTGCATTTtatcacagagagagagagagagagaaacgtaCCTGGGGTCTTCCATAGATCCCGGATCTGTTCCTGGGCAGCGGTTGGCTACATTTTGGTTAGGTGGGCCACCACGCGATCTTATGGGACGTGATCTTTGCTCACTGCGCAGCGGGCCATGTTATCTACATGCAGGAGATAGTTTGGTCCTTGGAGAGATGGCTAGGTCGTTtcttctgtggcttaggaatctgtAGTATTTTTTGTGGTACGTAGCCGCGCCATATCTAATCATGCAGCGGTCTTTATACTAGACTAGACTACATTATACTTGCTCCATTTTTAGATATATGCctttttagaaattttattaGAAAACTACATgcggagcaaaataaatgaatatatACTTTAAATTAAagtgtgtctatatacatttgcgtatagttttttaatgaaaaatttaaaaaaacttatatttaggaaagggGGGGGGAGTAGATGCAAATTTGTCACCCTCACGTGCCTCTAATCTTCTTTGATTAGCTCAACTGAATGAACCAAATTATCAGAAACGATGTGTGAGAAGGGTTAGGTGATGTCCTAAACGGTACCATTTGCACCTGAAGAGTACATGCAGACTAGAAGAGGCATGTGATAAGGTACAGTACGGACTATCATGTGACTTGTCTGCTTACAAGAAATTTTCGTCTCTCCCGAATGTACATGAAACAAGTTAATATATATCGTAGTATACTCATAAGAAGAAGCAAAATCCTTCAAAAAAAGCTAGAAATAAGACGAAGCAACACAGATCCATCTTCACCGAAGCTTGAGTGACCTAGATCAGCCCATCCCATTCCAGACCTTCTTTCTCTCTCTCCATGTGGCGGTTGTGGTGCATGGTTGTTGCGTGGCAGTGTGAATTTTCATGTGCACTTATCTTAGGATACATGTGTCCTTCGCTAAGCGGTGTGAGTCGTTGCCGAATCTAGCCTACTCAGTATGGATGCAGGGCCATATCGATGCAGTGGGGACTTCCTTCATTGGTGTTGCAAGACACTGTTTTCGCAACCCTCATGTTTTGCTAGTGGCGAGCCTAGGGTGCTTCTCTTGGCCAAGTTGGTCTAGAGTTGATGCACATGAGTTCGCATGCGGCAGAGTATGTGGCTTGGTTCTTGTTTCTGCCGCGTGCTTGCGTATTGACGGTGTGTTTCTGTCTAAGAAAGACGGAGTTCCACTATTTAAGAAAAATGTGGAGCTCCTTCCTTCTGCCAGTTGATAAAAAGGAAAGTTTGCGCGGTAGAGTATGTACACGAAAAGCACCGGCCGGAGGAAACAGATGAGTGTTTAAGAATTTTTCAGATGATATAAAAACACATGTCCGAATTCAAATCAAGTCAAAGTAACACGCGGCGTGTGTCGACACACGCTGAAGTGAATTAGCTAGCGCGGTACATCGTCCACCGTTGTGTTCTCTCCACTGATCCGCTCCATGAGCTGAACTTGTCAAAGTCAACCCAGCCCCTTCCCTTCAGAAACACGTCTATCAAACCTCAAATTTTCACACGGTTTTgaggaaacaaaaagaagaaatgacACACACGCACGCCGTTAATCTCTATCCATGTAAAAAAGACCACGAGCCAGCACTACAAGAGCCGCAAGCTAGACGCCAAGGGAGAAACGGTGAAGCAACAAGCAAGTAGTTTGAGCGGGGATCGGCGCCATTCGCCCGCACTCTGCAGCCACAGAAGAGCAATGCGAGAGCGAGGCGCGGGCCCGGAAAAATCTGCCCGTCCACCTCTCCTCCAATGGGAGGGCGGAACCCACGTGCCAACCCTTCCACGTCCCCCTCCCTCGCCTCCCCTATTTCTACCTCATCGCCAGCCTTCGTTGCGCCCACAGCTACCAGTACCACCACTCTATCCCGGCCCGTTCTACTTAGCTAGCGTCAGCCTTCTTCCTCGAGCTCATCCACCATGGGCGACTCCTCATCATCCTCGGCTTCCTACATCAGAATGGTATGCATCATAGCTAGTCGTGTTGGGATTTCTTCTATAAGCGCGGGTAGATCGGAGGTGTGCGCGCGTGTGTCTACTATATCAAGCGACACAGATGACGGAATCTTTGTGTGTCCCcattgattgattgattgattgattccAGGTGCACCATCTGATAGAGAAGTGCATTTGCTTCAACCTGAACAAGGAGGGGTGCATGGAGGCCCTGGAGAAGCATGCCAAGATCAACCCGGTCGTCACTTCTACTGGTATATATATCTTCCTTACTGCATGCAACTACTGCGAAAGCATATAGTATGGGGTGTATTTTTAGACAAAGGAGGTGGTGCCCCAATCAAACCGCTTGGGCAAAGCATATACGCCCCGCCTAATTAGAGATCTCCATGCTATGATGGTGTCGTATTTAGAGACATACAAGGAAATATGTGCGTGCTAGCATGTAGCTTCAGCTCAAATTGACTTAATCCTTTGTACGTAGTGTAAGTTTCTAACTGCACAATTCTTTGCCATAGGTTAGATTATTATACTAGCTTGCTAGAGTAGCTACTTCTTGTGTCATTTCATGTGAATATATGTAAGACACTAAGAGGTGGGAGCATTACTGGCAGTGTGGAAAGAGCTGGAGAAGGAAAACAAGGAGTTCTTCGAGTCCTACAACAAGGACCGGGTGGAGAGGAACATCGAGGCGGAGACGATGGAGCGGATCCAGAAGATGCTCACCGACGCGGCTGCCTCCAAAAGCTCAGACGATGACGAGGGCTAGAAGGCTGCTGCTACTACTTATCTCCAAGCTCATGCGCATGCATCACCTCTAGCTAATTAATTGTATGAACATCATGTCGTCCGTTAATTGGATCCGGTATTATGTCTAGGGGGGTCGAATTTATTAATTGAACCTAGCTCATAACAGACCACTAGCTTgaaaccatgcatgcatgcagtacGATCGACTACAAGGACTGGCAAGCAAGCATTTTAGTGTTTGTGTGGACGTGTACATATACAAATCACTGCATGGAATATTCAAGAGGACCCTACGTACGGCTCCGGGTCTTCAAGGTGCTCGCTCCAGCTCTAATCTTATCACTGCTGATCCTTTCGCGACCACGTGGCAGTGAGTAAGAGTGTATGCGCCAGCTGTGGCGTCTACACGCGATCATCAtaaaaaaatgtaaaaatatatTCTCCACATAAAAGAGAGTAAGAAATGAAAAGGATAGCATGTATAGATAATGCATTGTCTCTTAATTGTCTTTAAACGAACAGGCAACCCTAAGAAGCGTGAGCATGCACAGACATTTGCGctgaatcttttttttcttttcttgaatcTTTGTAGACAGTTAACATATGCTTCTCCGTCTGACATTAGCAAATGTGACATGACTATGAGTTAGAAGGTGCGCGTCACACTTTTTATGCCCTCACCGGAGTTATCCTTACTTTCATGCATTATATTAGTCCAAAATAACCAACCTTATTGTTGAAACTAGCTATTAATTCATGAACTAATCAATCAAGCCAAAAACAAAAATCCCATGCTACCAAAATATTACAGTAAGAACTACGATGAAATTTTAGATTTTGTATGCCTCGGGTCTCATATGATTCTGTGTACCTCAACTATTCAAAAATCTAAGTTTGCTTCGTCAACTCCACTATCAAACATTATTGGTCCCTCAGGTGACAAAGATATCAAAGATTCCATCCCTTGCTCCAGTGAATACTGTTCGAGGGCAATGCTTTCACTTGTTTggcattttttgaaaaattattaCAAAATACGTGGGTAAGTTGAGAAAAGTTTATATGATGAATTAACATATTGTCTTGCAAAGTTAATAAATATTTGTGACTTTACTAATGCATAACACCAAGAATGTTTAATAAGGATTTTAGTAAAGTAAAAAACTATTCTATATTTCTTATTTCCATTTTAGTACTCTTTTTTGCAAATAACCCTGATTTTCATAAATTTCATGCTATTTGTATAAACATTCTAGTTTATATTACGTAAAAACATGTGACGTGGCTTTGTTCAAAAGTTATGGAAATATGTTGGTAAATGGGAACGAATATATTATAAATAACATAACATTTTTGTAAGATTATTAAATATTTGGAACTTCACTAGTGCATAACAATGAGGAATATGAAACACAGGAATTCACTGAAGGTAAACACAGTAATATTCTATAAAGTTGTTTGTGTTTTAAAACAATAAATTTCTAGGTATTGACAGTGCTTTGTTCAATTTTATTTATATTTTATCTGGTTATTCTTCTAACcttttttctcatgttttttttCCAATGTTTCTTAGTCCATAAATCCATCTTAGTGATATTTTTCTTGAACTTATACACATAAGTGTCATTGCTTGGTTGAAAACTTATAAGTGAAGATGTGGGTAAATGGACAAAGAACTGTAGGATATTTTAGTGAAGTTGTTAATTTTTTAGGATAATGCATACCAATAACAAAATATTTAAGCAGACAGTGCAGTCAAATTAAACATTTTATTATATTAAAGTCAATtttaaaattctatttttatgttTTGTTTCGTATAAACTTTATGTTATACCACCAATAGTTCCGTAAAATTTCTAATACATTTTCTATGGTTGTTGTAAGTTATTAGTGAAATACTATTTTGAACATTTTTAGCTTTTCTATAAATAATTCTTTTCACATTTTCTCTATATTCCTTACCTTATATTGTATTATCTGATATACACATGAGTGCCATATTTTTGTTGAAATGCTATTATAAAATATGCTCTTGTTTCTAACATAATTATAAAATATGTGGGCTATGTGAAAAAAATTGTAGGCTAATGTCATATTGTATTTTAGTAAGGCTATGAAATACGTTGAGAGTTTACAAATGGATAATAATGAGACATGC encodes:
- the LOC123414845 gene encoding uncharacterized protein LOC123414845 is translated as MGDSSSSSASYIRMVHHLIEKCICFNLNKEGCMEALEKHAKINPVVTSTVWKELEKENKEFFESYNKDRVERNIEAETMERIQKMLTDAAASKSSDDDEG